One segment of Anopheles stephensi strain Indian chromosome 3, UCI_ANSTEP_V1.0, whole genome shotgun sequence DNA contains the following:
- the LOC118512720 gene encoding peptidylprolyl isomerase domain and WD repeat-containing protein 1, with protein MSDKVKSRRKRASSDPEVEEHNDDAKQSPEHPEPPEDKDAEGEDDDGGWIGPMPSAAAQPKKRKVLEFEKLYIENLPDAECYEKSFMHRDTITHLVVTKSEFIVTVSVDGHVKFWKKMELGIEFVKHFRSHLAPINYLATNCSGTYLCTASVDKSIKVFDVINFDMINMLKLEYVPYRVEWIHRMGDVISYLAVADQDSPVIRIYDAKGTNTPLHTLEKLHTKPVVMIRYNPSFEVTISIDKAGILEYWYGPRHDFKFPSKIVHFESKLDTSLYEFAKNKTTVTSLSFAPDGKKFATMSTDRQVRVFGFLSGKLLRVYDESLARYSESQQLSQTLSNMEFGRRMANERDLEKSDAFANMNVTFDYSGHFILYPTMLGIKLVNIETNRCAKIIGKNDNLRPLNLALFQGKVKFSKAATTLEQEASDNKAAQAVPNDPTLFCTAYKKQRFYLYTRRLPSDLQDMERDVFNEKPSKEDIISVTEGQGVQKIYDNAVLHTTMGDIHMRLFGKECPKSVENFCVHSKNGYYNGHLFHRVIKGFMIQTGDPTGTGTGGQSIWGGEFKDEFCSTLKHDRPYTVSMANAGPNTNGSQFFITVLPTPWLDNKHTVFGRVHKGMEIVQNICNAKTNPKTDKPYDEIRIISINLS; from the exons ATGAGCGACAAAGTAAAATCTCGTCGAAAACGGGCATCAAGTGATCCGGAAGTGGAAGAACATAACGATGATGCAAAACAATCACCGGAACATCCAGAACCTCCGGAAGATAAAGACGCCGAAGGTGAAGATGACGACGGTGGTTGGATAGGACCGATGCCATCGGCTGCGGCACAACCCAAGAAAAGGAAAG TGCTGGAGTTTGAGAAGCTTTACATCGAAAATCTTCCGGATGCGGAGTGCTACGAGAAGTCGTTCATGCATCGCGACACCATCACGCATCTGGTAGTGACGAAATCGGAATTTATCGTCACCGTCAGCGTGGATGGGCACGTAAAGTTTTGGAAAAAGATGGAGTTGGGTATCGAATTCGTGAAGCATTTCCGTAGCCATCTGGCTCCGATTAACTATCTCGCGACGAACTGTAGTGGCACCTACCTTTGCACGGCTTCGGTGGATAAGAGCATCAAGGTGTTTGACGTGATTAACTTCGATATGATCAATATGCTAAAGCTGGAGTACGTCCCGTATAGGGTGGAGTGGATTCATCGGATGGGTGACGTGATTAGCTATTTAGCAGT GGCGGACCAAGACTCGCCGGTTATTAGAATCTACGATGCGAAAGGAACCAACACCCCACTGCACACGCTGGAAAAGCTGCACACCAAACCCGTTGTGATGATCCGGTACAATCCCTCCTTCGAGGTAACCATTTCCATCGATAAAGCTGGAATACTGGAGTACTGGTACGGGCCACGGCATGATTTTAAGTTCCCGTCGAAGATCGTACACTTTGAGTCGAAGCTCGACACTAGCCTGTACGAGTTTGCGAAGAACAAAACCACTGTCACTTCGTTAAGCTTTGCGCCCGATGGGAAAAAGTTTGCCACCATGTCCACCGACCGGcaggtgcgtgtgtttgggttTCTTAGCGGCAAGCTGCTGCGTGTGTACGACGAAAGTTTGGCCCGGTACAGCGAAAGTCAGCAGCTGTCGCAGACGCTGTCGAACATGGAATTTGGACGCCGGATGGCAAACGAGCGTGATTTGGAAAAGTCGGACGCATTCGCCAACATGAACGTGACGTTCGATTACAGCGGACATTTCATACTGTACCCAACCATGCTCGGCATTAAGCTGGTTAACATTGAGACGAACCGATGTGCAAAGATTATCGGAAAGAATGATAATTTACGGCCGCTTAATTTGGCACTGTTTCAG GGAAAGGTGAAGTTTTCGAAAGCAGCTACCACACTGGAGCAGGAAGCGTCGGATAATAAGGCGGCCCAGGCAGTACCGAACGATCCAACGCTGTTTTGCACGGCGTACAA AAAGCAACGATTCTACCTCTACACGAGACGATTGCCATCCGATTTGCAAGACATGGAGCGCGACGTGTTCAATGAGAAACCTTCGAAGGAAGATATCATCTCCGTTACCGAAGGACAGG GTGTTCAAAAGATCTACGATAATGCGGTTCTGCACACGACAATGGGAGACATCCACATGCGCCTGTTTGGCAAGGAGTGTCCTAAATCGGTGGAAAACTTCTGCGTACACAGCAAGAACGGTTATTACAATGGCCATCTGTTCCATCGTGTGATCAAGGGCTTCATGATTCAAACGGGTGATCCGACGGGTACCGGCACCGGTGGCCAATCGATCTGGGGTGGAGAATTTAAGGATGAGTTTTGCTCAACGCTGAAGCACGATCGACCGTACACGGTGAGCATGGCGAACGCGGGTCCGAACACGAACGGAAGTCAATTCTTTATCACGGTGCTGCCTACG CCCTGGCTGGATAATAAGCACACGGTGTTTGGACGTGTGCACAAAGGCATGGAAATTGTGCAGAACATTTGCAATGCCAAGACGAACCCGAAAACCGATAAACCGTACGACGAAATTCGGATCATTTCCATCAATTTGTCTTAA